The sequence TCTAGAGCGGAAGTAGGTTCGTCAAATAGCAGTAATTCAGGTTGAAGCGCCATTGCTCGCCCGATTCCCACACGCTGCTGTTGACCACCTGAAAGGGCCGCTGGATAACTATCGCCTTTATCCCCAAGGCCGATATCATCGAGAATTTCTTGCGCGCGTTTCAAAGCATCCGTTTTCTTCCAACCACGAACGGTGATCAAGCCTTCTGCGATATTCTGACGTGCAGTTAAGTGGGAGAATAATGCGTAGTTTTGGAAGACAAAGCCTGTTTTACGGCGAAGAGCCAATACTTCAGCTTTGGTGTGGCTTTCAGTGTTCACACTGACGTCATCAATGGTGATCACACCTTTATCGGCGTTTTCAAGAAAGTTAACTGTGCGCAGTAGTGTGGATTTTCCTGTACCACTGGATCCGATAATAACGATGATTTCACCTTGTTTGATATCGATATCAATGCCTTTTAGAACTTCAGTATCGCCAAAGCGTTTGTGGATATTTTCAAGTTTGATCATCGTACATACGCCTTATTCAGTTTAACTTCGGCCCAAGTTTGGACACGTGTTAGGACAACCACAACCGCCCAGTAAATCAGTGCGACCGCAAGGAAGGCTTCAAAGAAGCGAAAACTGGATGAGGCTTCCATTTGTGCTTTGGCCATGATTTCTGCTACCCCAAGCGTAAACGCTAATGAGGTCGACTTAATCATATCAATGAAATAGTTCATTAGTGATGGCAGAGCAACACGGGTAGCCTGGGGTAAAATCACGCGGCGCATCGCTTGTGATGTTGTCATACCTACCGACAGGCTGGCTTCCATCTGACTACGATCGATGCCGATGATTGCTGCGCGGATGCTTTCTGCCATATATGCCGCGAAGTGTAGGGTTAAACCGATCACTGCGGCGCTGAATGCATCCAGCCCCACCATAAATGGG is a genomic window of Vibrio japonicus containing:
- a CDS encoding amino acid ABC transporter ATP-binding protein, with product MIKLENIHKRFGDTEVLKGIDIDIKQGEIIVIIGSSGTGKSTLLRTVNFLENADKGVITIDDVSVNTESHTKAEVLALRRKTGFVFQNYALFSHLTARQNIAEGLITVRGWKKTDALKRAQEILDDIGLGDKGDSYPAALSGGQQQRVGIGRAMALQPELLLFDEPTSALDPEWVGEVLQLMKELATKHQTMLVVTHEMQFAKEVADRVIFMAEGNIVEQGSPQDIFDNPQDPRLKKFLRQVGAE
- a CDS encoding amino acid ABC transporter permease, translated to MGFDFNYMLDLMPILLKYLGTTMEMATWGLVFSLILAVILANIRVFRVPVLDQLSQLYISFFRGTPLLVQLFLLYYGLPQVFPFMVGLDAFSAAVIGLTLHFAAYMAESIRAAIIGIDRSQMEASLSVGMTTSQAMRRVILPQATRVALPSLMNYFIDMIKSTSLAFTLGVAEIMAKAQMEASSSFRFFEAFLAVALIYWAVVVVLTRVQTWAEVKLNKAYVR